One genomic segment of Desulfomicrobium sp. ZS1 includes these proteins:
- the hisI gene encoding phosphoribosyl-AMP cyclohydrolase, producing MEQPDFDKCGGLIPVIAQEAASGEVLMLAYMNEEAWNETLRTGEVHYYSRSRKSLWHKGGTSGHVQKVRSIRLDCDRDTVLVQVEQIGGAACHTGRRSCFYRERDAQGRWTDCSPMVFDPKEVYK from the coding sequence ATGGAACAGCCTGATTTTGATAAATGCGGTGGCCTTATCCCGGTCATCGCCCAGGAGGCGGCGAGTGGCGAAGTGCTCATGCTCGCCTACATGAACGAAGAAGCGTGGAACGAGACCTTGCGTACCGGCGAGGTCCATTATTACAGTCGCAGCCGCAAATCGCTGTGGCACAAGGGCGGCACGTCAGGACATGTGCAGAAGGTGCGTTCCATACGCCTGGACTGCGACCGGGACACTGTGCTGGTTCAGGTCGAGCAGATTGGCGGGGCGGCCTGCCATACGGGTCGCAGAAGTTGTTTTTATCGTGAACGAGACGCACAGGGGCGGTGGACGGACTGCTCCCCCATGGTGTTCGATCCCAAGGAGGTTTATAAATAA
- a CDS encoding tetratricopeptide repeat protein, which produces MKTCAMVLVLCFVLAGCGARGASRGASSNMGSKEVELRLNLIESHINNDQPQLALQELLKVEPAAKHMSRFHFDSGMIYIGLQELEQARDGFAKAVEIDEDFGEAWNNLGKVEEALGRDSEAEGAYRKALGILTYVTPEFPAYNLGVLLLRQDRAKEAEEFGRKALARNWRYIPAYKLLSDAFVAQDRLDDAEAVLKSGLEADMDSTSTILALAEHQVRMGKTAEARELFTRIVKQYPKSSEAKLARDYLGFLQ; this is translated from the coding sequence ATGAAGACATGCGCGATGGTTCTCGTTTTATGCTTTGTCCTGGCGGGGTGCGGAGCCCGTGGGGCTTCCAGGGGCGCATCCTCGAATATGGGCTCCAAGGAAGTGGAGCTGCGCCTCAACCTGATTGAATCGCACATCAACAACGATCAGCCGCAGCTGGCTTTGCAGGAGTTGCTCAAGGTGGAGCCGGCGGCCAAGCATATGTCCCGGTTTCATTTTGATTCGGGCATGATCTATATCGGGCTGCAGGAACTCGAACAGGCTCGGGACGGGTTTGCCAAGGCCGTTGAAATCGACGAAGATTTCGGGGAAGCATGGAACAACCTGGGCAAGGTTGAGGAAGCCCTGGGACGGGACAGCGAAGCGGAGGGCGCATATCGCAAGGCGTTGGGCATCCTGACTTACGTCACTCCCGAGTTCCCGGCCTACAATCTTGGCGTGCTCCTGCTGCGTCAGGATCGGGCCAAGGAAGCCGAGGAGTTCGGGCGCAAGGCGCTGGCCCGCAATTGGCGTTATATCCCGGCGTATAAACTTTTGTCGGATGCTTTTGTGGCCCAGGATCGTCTGGATGATGCAGAGGCGGTACTTAAGAGCGGCCTGGAGGCGGACATGGACAGCACCTCCACCATTCTGGCTTTGGCGGAACATCAGGTGCGCATGGGCAAGACAGCGGAAGCCAGGGAGCTTTTCACGCGTATCGTCAAACAATATCCCAAGTCCAGTGAAGCCAAATTGGCTCGGGACTACCTGGGCTTTCTGCAGTGA
- a CDS encoding HD domain-containing protein: protein MPQPIKEAASICKTIMRNGYDAYVINAALQRKILGTSKDAEVEICTDIDLAGLKNLFPKITAGSGDIVARMNQGSATFLFHPADMADASHPEACVAQITSNMLKKLDKDDGFPVSLACPFIPRSRDVYDGFENISGGQIRFQGIPDETLKHDYLRAIRALRFSANYHLPIEENSWMSIIRASRRVLDYVSVTDIMDEWRKVEAENMWRFAELLFDSMILHGLVPELAALSRIFQVFDEETGSRSIWEHTLKVMQRYPEELPYDWYGTLGCLFLNCGKLYAGEVYEDRTTFYQHHRIGAKVARKILKRLRLNTEEVDMIVNLVRNHMRFHFMLTDKGIRRFKAVDDYPRLIEMARADIKARNANYTEFNHNMKMLERADIREELLEPLLNGKQIMDIARIKPGPAVGLIRDNLLQAQIAGDVNTVEEAQRFVAAYKAKEQL from the coding sequence ATGCCTCAGCCGATAAAAGAAGCCGCCTCCATCTGTAAAACCATCATGCGCAACGGCTATGACGCCTACGTCATCAACGCTGCGCTGCAGCGCAAGATCCTTGGAACGTCCAAGGATGCCGAGGTGGAGATCTGCACGGATATCGATCTTGCCGGCCTCAAAAATCTTTTTCCCAAAATTACCGCCGGCAGCGGGGATATCGTGGCCAGGATGAACCAGGGCAGCGCAACCTTCCTCTTTCATCCCGCCGACATGGCCGACGCCTCCCATCCCGAGGCCTGCGTGGCCCAGATTACGTCCAACATGCTGAAGAAGCTGGACAAGGACGACGGTTTTCCCGTCAGCCTGGCCTGTCCGTTCATCCCCCGTTCCCGTGACGTTTACGACGGCTTCGAGAACATCTCCGGCGGGCAGATCAGGTTTCAGGGCATTCCCGATGAAACCCTCAAGCACGATTATCTGCGGGCCATCCGGGCCTTGCGTTTTTCGGCCAACTATCATCTGCCCATCGAGGAAAATTCCTGGATGTCCATCATCCGCGCTTCGCGCCGGGTGCTTGATTATGTTTCGGTCACGGACATCATGGATGAATGGCGCAAGGTCGAGGCCGAGAACATGTGGCGTTTCGCCGAGCTGCTGTTCGATTCCATGATCCTGCACGGACTGGTGCCGGAACTGGCCGCCCTGAGCCGCATCTTTCAGGTTTTCGACGAGGAGACCGGGTCCAGGTCCATCTGGGAACACACCCTGAAGGTCATGCAGCGCTACCCGGAAGAGCTGCCCTACGACTGGTACGGAACCCTCGGCTGCCTCTTCCTCAATTGCGGCAAGCTTTACGCAGGAGAGGTCTACGAGGATCGCACCACCTTCTACCAGCACCATCGCATCGGCGCCAAGGTCGCGCGCAAGATCCTAAAGCGCCTGCGCCTCAATACCGAAGAAGTGGACATGATCGTGAATCTGGTGCGCAACCACATGCGTTTCCACTTCATGCTCACGGACAAGGGAATCCGCCGTTTCAAGGCCGTGGACGATTATCCGCGCCTTATCGAGATGGCTCGGGCCGACATCAAGGCCAGAAATGCCAACTACACGGAATTCAATCACAATATGAAGATGCTGGAGCGGGCGGACATCCGTGAGGAGCTGCTCGAGCCCTTGCTGAACGGCAAGCAGATCATGGATATCGCACGCATCAAGCCCGGCCCGGCCGTGGGGCTGATCCGCGACAACCTGCTCCAGGCCCAGATCGCCGGCGACGTGAATACGGTCGAAGAGGCCCAGCGCTTCGTGGCCGCATACAAAGCCAAGGAGCAGCTCTAG
- the hisG gene encoding ATP phosphoribosyltransferase produces MVDGKQMRIGIPKGSLEEATVKLFAKAGWKVTSHHRNYFPEINDPELTCSLCRAQEMARYVENGLLDAGLTGKDWVLENQSDVVIVDDLIYSKASNRPAKWVLAVAGDSPYKRPEDLAGKKIATEFLSFTKRYFEEAGIPVEVEYSWGATEAKVVEGLVDAIVEITETGTTIKAHGLRIIAELLQTNTQLIANKESWKNPWKRAKIENMNTLLQGALRADKLVALKMNAPVDVVDKVMALLPSMNSPTIAHLHNSDWLSIETVVETCLVRDLVPKLQAVGAQAIIEYSLNKVI; encoded by the coding sequence ATGGTTGATGGAAAACAGATGCGCATCGGAATACCGAAGGGTTCCCTGGAAGAGGCCACAGTCAAACTTTTCGCCAAGGCCGGCTGGAAGGTGACCTCGCACCACCGGAACTACTTCCCGGAAATAAACGACCCTGAATTGACCTGTTCGTTGTGCCGGGCCCAGGAAATGGCCCGCTACGTGGAAAACGGTCTGCTCGACGCCGGCCTGACGGGCAAGGACTGGGTCTTGGAGAACCAGTCGGACGTCGTTATCGTGGACGACCTGATTTATTCCAAGGCCAGCAATCGTCCGGCCAAGTGGGTCCTGGCCGTGGCCGGCGACTCTCCGTACAAGCGGCCGGAAGATCTGGCGGGCAAGAAGATTGCCACGGAATTTTTGAGCTTCACCAAGCGCTATTTCGAGGAGGCGGGAATCCCCGTCGAAGTGGAATATTCCTGGGGCGCTACCGAGGCCAAGGTTGTGGAAGGGCTGGTGGACGCCATCGTCGAGATCACCGAGACGGGCACGACTATCAAGGCCCATGGCCTGCGCATCATCGCCGAGCTCTTGCAGACCAACACTCAGCTCATCGCCAACAAGGAATCCTGGAAGAATCCCTGGAAGCGGGCCAAGATCGAGAACATGAACACCCTTCTGCAAGGCGCGCTCAGGGCCGACAAGCTGGTCGCGCTCAAGATGAACGCTCCGGTCGACGTCGTGGACAAAGTCATGGCGCTTCTGCCGAGCATGAACTCTCCGACCATAGCCCATCTGCACAACTCCGACTGGCTGTCCATCGAGACCGTGGTCGAGACCTGTCTGGTCCGGGATCTGGTTCCGAAGCTGCAGGCTGTGGGTGCTCAGGCCATCATCGAGTATTCCCTCAACAAGGTCATCTAA
- the rlmN gene encoding 23S rRNA (adenine(2503)-C(2))-methyltransferase RlmN codes for MRNILELTCPELEEAVQAMGHQSFRARQLWQWLWRKGVREFSAMTNLARDFREQLIREWALVWPEVHEVQTSSDGTVKLLLRLADGALVETVLIPDKERYTQCLSCQIGCPMGCTFCSTGLMGFSRNMTGGEIAAQVLVARDYMRTHGLGDEVKNLVYMGMGEPLTNWDEVRRSLQILSNAEGLEFSRRRITLSTCAIKGKMDVFGIEGLALPAISLHAPTQEIRESLMPGAARWPIEELIAALQGMELKARERVTIEYILIKGVNDSLQHARQLVRLLSHLKCKINLIAYNPGPGIEYAAPAPGDVLAFEELLRKKGFTVTLRKSKGQDIAAACGQLKTEVQGRMNSTTSKEGPNDGTA; via the coding sequence ATGCGCAATATTCTTGAATTGACCTGCCCCGAACTTGAAGAGGCCGTGCAGGCCATGGGCCACCAAAGCTTTCGGGCTCGACAGTTGTGGCAATGGCTGTGGCGCAAAGGCGTGCGCGAGTTTTCGGCCATGACCAACCTGGCCCGGGATTTCAGGGAGCAGCTCATCCGAGAGTGGGCGCTGGTCTGGCCGGAAGTGCACGAGGTGCAGACCAGCAGCGACGGGACGGTCAAGCTGCTCTTACGTCTGGCTGACGGGGCGCTGGTCGAGACCGTACTCATCCCGGACAAGGAGCGCTACACCCAGTGCCTGTCGTGCCAGATCGGCTGTCCCATGGGGTGTACGTTCTGCAGCACGGGACTGATGGGTTTTTCCCGCAACATGACCGGCGGGGAGATCGCGGCCCAGGTGCTTGTGGCCAGGGACTATATGCGCACGCACGGCCTGGGCGATGAAGTGAAGAATCTCGTGTACATGGGCATGGGCGAGCCCCTTACCAACTGGGACGAGGTGCGGCGCAGCCTGCAGATCCTCTCCAACGCCGAAGGACTGGAATTTTCGCGCCGCCGCATCACGCTTTCGACCTGCGCCATCAAGGGCAAGATGGACGTTTTCGGGATTGAAGGTCTGGCCCTGCCGGCCATTTCCCTGCACGCCCCGACCCAGGAAATCCGCGAAAGCCTCATGCCGGGAGCCGCGCGCTGGCCCATCGAGGAGTTGATTGCGGCCCTTCAGGGCATGGAACTCAAAGCCCGGGAACGGGTGACCATCGAATACATTTTGATCAAGGGTGTGAACGACAGCCTCCAGCATGCCCGGCAGCTGGTGCGGCTCTTGTCGCACCTCAAATGCAAGATCAACCTCATCGCCTACAATCCCGGCCCGGGTATCGAATATGCCGCTCCCGCGCCCGGGGATGTGCTGGCCTTTGAGGAGCTTCTGCGCAAGAAGGGCTTCACCGTGACCTTGCGCAAGAGCAAGGGGCAAGATATCGCGGCTGCCTGCGGTCAGCTCAAGACCGAGGTTCAGGGCCGCATGAATTCGACGACGAGTAAAGAAGGACCAAACGATGGAACAGCCTGA